A genomic region of Acidobacteriota bacterium contains the following coding sequences:
- a CDS encoding TlpA disulfide reductase family protein: MLPVCGLEAAGSQGFLDRSWIPAGERPSLDLSGSLATLDGERVPLQQLKGKALLINAWATWCGPCRLEMPYLADLHRRLSREGLAIAAVSWEDPEAVRTFLEETGADYPFLLLADPDRILQGRFQVIGLPTTLIVDARGRLALHHVGMYVWNSPEVVSRIRHLLAE, encoded by the coding sequence ATGCTTCCGGTCTGTGGCTTGGAGGCCGCCGGTTCGCAAGGCTTTCTCGACCGGTCATGGATTCCTGCCGGCGAGCGGCCGTCCCTGGATCTTTCCGGATCGCTGGCGACTCTCGACGGAGAGCGGGTCCCCTTGCAACAACTGAAGGGCAAAGCCCTGTTGATCAACGCCTGGGCCACGTGGTGCGGACCCTGCCGTCTCGAGATGCCCTACCTGGCCGACCTGCACCGGCGGCTTTCCAGGGAAGGCCTGGCGATTGCCGCCGTCAGTTGGGAGGACCCCGAAGCTGTCCGAACGTTTCTCGAAGAAACGGGCGCCGACTATCCCTTCCTGCTGCTGGCGGATCCTGACCGGATCCTGCAGGGACGTTTTCAGGTCATCGGGCTGCCCACGACACTGATCGTCGACGCTCGTGGAAGGCTGGCGTTGCACCATGTGGGAATGTACGTCTGGAACTCTCCTGAAGTCGTGAGCCGAATCCGTCACCTTTTGGCCGAATGA
- the thrC gene encoding threonine synthase yields the protein MSEWFHFRCINDSCVREFSIREKLYQCPRCRDLLDIVYDFSRFEVNSLRERFLRRRLSNRPLDVSGVWRYRELLPFEAGDLDRVVTMGEGNNPVLDAPRCAEYVGLDRLRVKNLGWNPSGSFKDYGMTAAVSQAIRLGAEVVGCASTGNTSASMAAYCARAGLRSVVFLPEGQIAFGKLAQALDYGALTLQIQGNFDIAMKLVQELAAETDLYLMNSINPFRLEGQKTVILELLDQLEWQSPDRIVVPGGNLGNSSSYGKVLMELKELGMIDRIPRITIIQAEGADPLYRTLVTSSQELVPVNDAWTLASAIKIGQPISWKKAVRALQFSDGWCDEVTEQEIADAKAILGRDGIGCEPASATTVAGLKRLLDAGSEERPEVTIDPGENVVAILTGHQLKDPDYTVNYHLDSLYEHAAYKNRIVDKHGKIRSTYANAPVQVPPDKEQIARLLGL from the coding sequence ATGAGCGAGTGGTTTCACTTCCGCTGCATCAACGACTCCTGCGTCCGGGAGTTTTCCATCCGGGAAAAGCTCTACCAGTGCCCCCGTTGCCGGGACCTGTTGGACATCGTCTATGACTTCAGCCGCTTCGAGGTGAATTCCCTCAGGGAGCGCTTCTTGCGGAGGCGCCTCTCGAATCGCCCCCTCGACGTGAGCGGAGTGTGGCGATATCGAGAACTGCTCCCCTTCGAAGCCGGCGACCTGGACCGGGTGGTGACCATGGGGGAGGGAAACAACCCCGTCCTGGACGCCCCCCGGTGTGCCGAATACGTGGGCCTGGATCGGCTGCGGGTGAAAAACCTGGGCTGGAATCCCAGCGGATCGTTCAAGGACTACGGCATGACCGCGGCCGTCTCCCAGGCGATCCGGCTGGGCGCCGAGGTCGTCGGCTGCGCTTCAACCGGCAACACGTCGGCCTCCATGGCCGCCTATTGCGCCCGGGCGGGTCTGCGGTCCGTCGTCTTCCTTCCCGAGGGCCAGATCGCATTCGGCAAGCTGGCCCAGGCCCTGGACTACGGCGCCTTGACGCTGCAGATCCAAGGCAACTTCGACATCGCCATGAAGCTGGTTCAGGAACTGGCCGCCGAAACCGACCTCTACCTGATGAACTCCATCAACCCCTTCCGCCTGGAAGGCCAGAAGACGGTGATCCTGGAACTGCTGGATCAACTGGAATGGCAGAGTCCGGACCGGATCGTGGTGCCCGGCGGCAATCTGGGAAACAGCTCCTCCTACGGCAAGGTCCTGATGGAGCTGAAAGAGTTGGGAATGATCGACAGAATTCCCAGAATCACCATCATCCAGGCCGAGGGAGCCGACCCTCTCTATCGGACTCTGGTGACCAGTTCGCAGGAACTGGTCCCGGTCAACGATGCCTGGACCCTGGCCAGCGCCATCAAGATCGGTCAGCCCATCAGTTGGAAGAAGGCGGTCCGGGCCCTCCAGTTCTCCGACGGCTGGTGCGACGAGGTGACGGAGCAGGAGATCGCAGACGCCAAGGCGATTCTGGGGCGGGACGGGATCGGGTGCGAACCCGCTTCGGCCACCACGGTGGCGGGCCTCAAGCGCTTGCTGGATGCCGGCAGCGAGGAGCGTCCCGAGGTGACCATCGACCCTGGCGAGAACGTCGTGGCCATCCTGACGGGGCATCAGCTCAAGGACCCCGACTACACGGTCAACTACCACTTGGACAGCCTCTACGAGCACGCTGCCTACAAGAACCGGATCGTCGACAAACACGGGAAGATCCGATCCACCTATGCCAACGCCCCGGTCCAGGTGCCCCCCGACAAGGAGCAGATCGCCCGGCTCCTGGG